The Styela clava chromosome 13, kaStyClav1.hap1.2, whole genome shotgun sequence genome has a window encoding:
- the LOC120332863 gene encoding growth hormone secretagogue receptor type 1-like isoform X1, with protein sequence MDESTNEYNMTNVSHVHPFGKNGAIASAVFLLPMSVFGLFANLITIIVITRSKKLSKSVFNLMIVSLCVSDLISAIISPLSHHRRTWGFDHWILPEFFCKLFWAADHWTSYVTSLHILLFACIRLASVKSPTKYERLKNKYVKDIVAVIWFVAFGCGFIPMWIWFGIKASDRPAGGHGTNWPDCTLYYARIEQFQVYVKIAYTTFFYIPMIAILIISPSIAIIIMKRRKTRLQRRNIDGVNACPSEFEVKRQKKENSAMVQLAVIVGSYMLGYIPSSAYLLYATAAPQSTLQEQIFHWTSGTITYILLRLSECLNPILYNVASSKMRNETKSFLRIPAKKCCSIGTDVNSVSSSSVMNSPRRGIKL encoded by the exons ATGGATGAAAGTACAAATGAGTACAATATGACAAACGT AAGCCATGTACATCCCTTCGGAAAAAATGGAGCAATTGCATCTGCCGTTTTTCTTTTGCCCATGTCAGTTTTTGGATTGTTCGCGAACCTCATCACTATAATCGTGATTACAAGATCAAAGAAGCTCTCAAA ATCTGTCTTCAATCTCATGATCGTCAGTCTCTGCGTATCTGATTTAATCTCTGCAATCATCAGCCCTTTATCTCACCATAGACGCACATGGGGTTTTGACCATTGGATATTGCCAGAATTTTTTTGCAAG TTGTTCTGGGCAGCTGACCATTGGACATCTTACGTAACGTCATTGcacattttattatttgcttGTATTCGATTGGCTTCTGTAAAATCACCAACAAAATATGAAAGATTGAAGAATAAATACGTCAAG GATATTGTTGCCGTAATATGGTTCGTAGCCTTTGGATGTGGATTCATTCCAATGTGGATTTGGTTTGGCATAAAAGCGTCAGATCGACCTGCTGGTGGCCACGGTACAAATTGGCCAGACTGCACATTATATTATGCAAG gatTGAGCAGTTTCAAGTGTATGTAAAAATTGCGTacacaacttttttttatatcccCATGATTGCAATCCTGATTATTTCTCCATCGATCGCTATAATCATAATGAAACGAAGAAAAACTAGACTACAAAGAAGAAATATTGATG GTGTAAATGCATGTCCTAGTGAATTTGAGGTGAAGCGTCAAAAAAAGGAAAACAGTGCAATGGTACAACTGGCTGTGATTGTGGGTTCTTATATGCTCGGATATATACCTAGTTCAG CTTACTTATTGTACGCAACTGCTGCACCTCAGTCAACATTACAAGAACAGATATTTCATTGGACTTCTGGGACTATTACTTATATTCTTTTACGGTTATCAGAATGTTTGAATCCAATACTCTACAATGTTGCATCGAG TAAAATGAGAAACGAGACGAAATCTTTTCTACGAATTCCGGCTAAGAAGTGTTGTTCCATAGGCACAGATGTCAATTCAGTGTCGAGCTCATCTGTTATGAATTCACCACGTAGAGGAATAAagctataa
- the LOC120333253 gene encoding growth hormone secretagogue receptor type 1-like isoform X2 codes for MDNITTKDVVHPFSRIGAIVSAVFLIPMAVFGIIANLVTIIVITKSKKLSRSVFNRLIVSLCVSDLFSAIISPLSLHRRTSGYDNWILPEFFCKVFWSVDNWTSFVTSLHILIFAGIRMASIKSSTYYQKITIKHVKIMVTVIWLSTFGSGFIPLWLWFGVKYPDRPANAHGTNWPDCTLHFVNIGEFKLYVKIAFTVFYYIPMVAISILSPAIAIFIIRKRRQRAQRRNPQVYSLYATAAPQSTLQEQIFHWHFGSVSYILLRLSECLNPIFYNVASSKMRKETILFLKTLMICCLPRCCKPITIDTVGITTNSSTSNASRNRTRDIEL; via the exons ATGGATAATATTACAACAAA AGATGTGGTTCACCCATTTAGCAGAATTGGAGCAATCGTATCAGCTGTATTCCTAATACCAATGGCAGTTTTTGGGATAATTGCAAACCTCGTCACCATAATCGTAATCACAAAGTCAAAGAAACTTTCACG TTCCGTGTTCAATCGTCTGATCGTCAGTCTCTGCGTTTCTGATTTATTCTCTGCAATCATCAGTCCTCTATCTCTGCATCGCCGAACATCTGGATACGACAACTGGATTCTCCCTGAATTCTTCTGCaaa gtaTTTTGGTCTGTAGATAATTGGACATCTTTTGTTACCTCCCTGCATATACTAATATTTGCTGGCATTCGGATGGCATCCATAAAATCTTCAACgtattatcaaaaaattacaaTCAAACACGTTAAG ATTATGGTGACTGTTATTTGGCTTAGTACTTTTGGAAGTGGATTTATTCCCTTGTGGCTTTGGTTTGGAGTGAAATATCCTGATCGACCAGCTAACGCACACGGTACGAATTGGCCAGACTGTACACTGCATTTTGTCAA TATTGGCGAATTCAAGTTATACGTCAAAATAGCGTTCACAGTGTTTTATTATATTCCTATGGTGGCAATTTCTATTCTATCTCCGGCTATTGCAATATTCATTATAAGGAAAAGGAGACAAAGAGCCCAAAGAAGGAACCCTCAAG TTTACTCATTATACGCGACTGCTGCACCACAATCAACACTGCAAGAACAAATCTTCCATTGGCATTTTGGGTCTGTTTCTTATATTTTACTTCGATTATCGGAATGTCTCAACccaatattttacaatgttgCATCCAG taaaatgaGAAAGGAAACAATATTGTTCCTGAAGACGTTGATGATATGCTGTTTACCAAGATGTTGCAAACCAATAACGATAGATACGGTTGGCATAACAACAAACTCATCTACATCAAACGCATCAAGGAACAGAACCCGAGATATTGAACTATAA
- the LOC120332938 gene encoding alpha-1A adrenergic receptor-like encodes MDESTNKYNTTNANHVRPFGKNGAIASAVFLLPMSVFGLFANLITIIVITRSKKLSKSVFNLMIVSLCVSDLISAIISPLSLHRRTLGYDHWLLPEFFCKLFWAADHWTSYVTSLHILLFACIRLASVKSPTKYERMKNKYVKAIVGVIWSVAFGCGFIPMWIWFGVKASDRPIDGHGTNWPDCTLYYERIEQFQVYVKIAYTTFFYIPMVAILIISPSIAIIIMKRRKNRLQRRNIDGVNACPSEFEVKSQKKENSAIVQLAVIVGSYMLGYIPSSAYLLYATAAPQSTLQEQIFHWNFGTISYILLRLSECLNPIFYNVASSKMRKETKSFLRSPAKKCCSRSTNVHSVSSSSVVNSPSRGIKL; translated from the exons ATGGATGAAAGTACCAATAAATACAATACGACAAACGC AAACCATGTACGACCCTTCGGCAAAAATGGAGCAATTGCATCGGCCGTTTTTCTTTTGCCCATGTCAGTTTTTGGATTGTTCGCGAACCTCATCACTATAATCGTGATTACAAGATCAAAAAAGCTCTCAAA ATCTGTGTTCAATCTCATGATCGTCAGTCTCTGCGTTTCTGATTTAATCTCTGCAATTATCAGCCCTTTATCTCTTCATAGACGAACATTGGGATATGACCATTGGTTATTGCCAGAATTTTTTTGCAAG TTGTTCTGGGCAGCTGACCATTGGACATCTTACGTAACGTCATTGcacattttattatttgcttGTATTCGATTGGCCTCTGTAAAATCACCAACAAAATATGAACGAATGAAGAATAAATACGTCAAG GCTATTGTTGGCGTAATATGGTCCGTAGCTTTTGGATGTGGATTCATTCCAATGTGGATTTGGTTCGGCGTAAAAGCATCAGATCGACCTATTGATGGCCACGGTACAAATTGGCCTGACTGCACATTATATTATGAAAG aattgaGCAGTTTCAAGTGTATGTAAAAATTGCGTACACAACTTTCTTTTATATCCCCATGGTTGCAATCCTGATTATTTCTCCATCTATTGCTATAATCATAATGAAACGAAGGAAAAATAGATTACAAAGAAGAAATATTGACG GTGTAAATGCATGTCCAAGTGAATTTGAGGTGAAAAGTCAAAAAAAGGAAAACAGTGCAATTGTACAACTGGCTGTGATTGTGGGTTCTTATATGCTTGGATATATACCTAGTTCAG CTTACTTATTGTACGCAACTGCTGCACCTCAGTCAACATTACAAGAACAGATATTTCATTGGAATTTTGGGACTATTTCTTATATTCTTTTACGGTTATCAGAATGTTTGAATCCAATATTCTACAATGTTGCATCGAg caaaatgagAAAAGAGACGAAATCGTTTCTACGAAGTCCGGCTAAGAAGTGTTGTTCAAGAAGCACAAATGTTCATTCAGTGTCGAGCTCGTCTGTTGTGAATTCACCAAGTAGAGGAATCAagctgtaa
- the LOC120332863 gene encoding neuromedin U receptor homolog nmur-2-like isoform X3: MDESTNEYNMTNVSHVHPFGKNGAIASAVFLLPMSVFGLFANLITIIVITRSKKLSKSVFNLMIVSLCVSDLISAIISPLSHHRRTWGFDHWILPEFFCKLFWAADHWTSYVTSLHILLFACIRLASVKSPTKYERLKNKYVKDIVAVIWFVAFGCGFIPMWIWFGIKASDRPAGGHGTNWPDCTLYYARIEQFQVYVKIAYTTFFYIPMIAILIISPSIAIIIMKRRKTRLQRRNIDGVNACPSEFEVKRQKKENSAMVQLAVIVGSYMLGYIPSSVNITRTDISLDFWDYYLYSFTVIRMFESNTLQCCIE; encoded by the exons ATGGATGAAAGTACAAATGAGTACAATATGACAAACGT AAGCCATGTACATCCCTTCGGAAAAAATGGAGCAATTGCATCTGCCGTTTTTCTTTTGCCCATGTCAGTTTTTGGATTGTTCGCGAACCTCATCACTATAATCGTGATTACAAGATCAAAGAAGCTCTCAAA ATCTGTCTTCAATCTCATGATCGTCAGTCTCTGCGTATCTGATTTAATCTCTGCAATCATCAGCCCTTTATCTCACCATAGACGCACATGGGGTTTTGACCATTGGATATTGCCAGAATTTTTTTGCAAG TTGTTCTGGGCAGCTGACCATTGGACATCTTACGTAACGTCATTGcacattttattatttgcttGTATTCGATTGGCTTCTGTAAAATCACCAACAAAATATGAAAGATTGAAGAATAAATACGTCAAG GATATTGTTGCCGTAATATGGTTCGTAGCCTTTGGATGTGGATTCATTCCAATGTGGATTTGGTTTGGCATAAAAGCGTCAGATCGACCTGCTGGTGGCCACGGTACAAATTGGCCAGACTGCACATTATATTATGCAAG gatTGAGCAGTTTCAAGTGTATGTAAAAATTGCGTacacaacttttttttatatcccCATGATTGCAATCCTGATTATTTCTCCATCGATCGCTATAATCATAATGAAACGAAGAAAAACTAGACTACAAAGAAGAAATATTGATG GTGTAAATGCATGTCCTAGTGAATTTGAGGTGAAGCGTCAAAAAAAGGAAAACAGTGCAATGGTACAACTGGCTGTGATTGTGGGTTCTTATATGCTCGGATATATACCTAGTTCAG TCAACATTACAAGAACAGATATTTCATTGGACTTCTGGGACTATTACTTATATTCTTTTACGGTTATCAGAATGTTTGAATCCAATACTCTACAATGTTGCATCGAG TAA
- the LOC120333253 gene encoding alpha-1A adrenergic receptor-like isoform X1: MDNITTKDVVHPFSRIGAIVSAVFLIPMAVFGIIANLVTIIVITKSKKLSRSVFNRLIVSLCVSDLFSAIISPLSLHRRTSGYDNWILPEFFCKVFWSVDNWTSFVTSLHILIFAGIRMASIKSSTYYQKITIKHVKIMVTVIWLSTFGSGFIPLWLWFGVKYPDRPANAHGTNWPDCTLHFVNIGEFKLYVKIAFTVFYYIPMVAISILSPAIAIFIIRKRRQRAQRRNPQGTIPNSRRNASEYERKKRRKENSAIIQLGVIVGSFMLGYIPNSVYSLYATAAPQSTLQEQIFHWHFGSVSYILLRLSECLNPIFYNVASSKMRKETILFLKTLMICCLPRCCKPITIDTVGITTNSSTSNASRNRTRDIEL, from the exons ATGGATAATATTACAACAAA AGATGTGGTTCACCCATTTAGCAGAATTGGAGCAATCGTATCAGCTGTATTCCTAATACCAATGGCAGTTTTTGGGATAATTGCAAACCTCGTCACCATAATCGTAATCACAAAGTCAAAGAAACTTTCACG TTCCGTGTTCAATCGTCTGATCGTCAGTCTCTGCGTTTCTGATTTATTCTCTGCAATCATCAGTCCTCTATCTCTGCATCGCCGAACATCTGGATACGACAACTGGATTCTCCCTGAATTCTTCTGCaaa gtaTTTTGGTCTGTAGATAATTGGACATCTTTTGTTACCTCCCTGCATATACTAATATTTGCTGGCATTCGGATGGCATCCATAAAATCTTCAACgtattatcaaaaaattacaaTCAAACACGTTAAG ATTATGGTGACTGTTATTTGGCTTAGTACTTTTGGAAGTGGATTTATTCCCTTGTGGCTTTGGTTTGGAGTGAAATATCCTGATCGACCAGCTAACGCACACGGTACGAATTGGCCAGACTGTACACTGCATTTTGTCAA TATTGGCGAATTCAAGTTATACGTCAAAATAGCGTTCACAGTGTTTTATTATATTCCTATGGTGGCAATTTCTATTCTATCTCCGGCTATTGCAATATTCATTATAAGGAAAAGGAGACAAAGAGCCCAAAGAAGGAACCCTCAAG GTACAATACCAAATTCAAGAAGAAACGCTAGCGAATATGAGAGAAAAAAACGCCGAAAGGAAAACAGTGCGATTATTCAGCTTGGTGTAATTGTGGGTTCTTTCATGCTTGGTTATATACCCAACTCAG TTTACTCATTATACGCGACTGCTGCACCACAATCAACACTGCAAGAACAAATCTTCCATTGGCATTTTGGGTCTGTTTCTTATATTTTACTTCGATTATCGGAATGTCTCAACccaatattttacaatgttgCATCCAG taaaatgaGAAAGGAAACAATATTGTTCCTGAAGACGTTGATGATATGCTGTTTACCAAGATGTTGCAAACCAATAACGATAGATACGGTTGGCATAACAACAAACTCATCTACATCAAACGCATCAAGGAACAGAACCCGAGATATTGAACTATAA
- the LOC120332863 gene encoding growth hormone secretagogue receptor type 1-like isoform X2, translated as MDESTNEYNMTNVHVHPFGKNGAIASAVFLLPMSVFGLFANLITIIVITRSKKLSKSVFNLMIVSLCVSDLISAIISPLSHHRRTWGFDHWILPEFFCKLFWAADHWTSYVTSLHILLFACIRLASVKSPTKYERLKNKYVKDIVAVIWFVAFGCGFIPMWIWFGIKASDRPAGGHGTNWPDCTLYYARIEQFQVYVKIAYTTFFYIPMIAILIISPSIAIIIMKRRKTRLQRRNIDGVNACPSEFEVKRQKKENSAMVQLAVIVGSYMLGYIPSSAYLLYATAAPQSTLQEQIFHWTSGTITYILLRLSECLNPILYNVASSKMRNETKSFLRIPAKKCCSIGTDVNSVSSSSVMNSPRRGIKL; from the exons ATGGATGAAAGTACAAATGAGTACAATATGACAAACGT CCATGTACATCCCTTCGGAAAAAATGGAGCAATTGCATCTGCCGTTTTTCTTTTGCCCATGTCAGTTTTTGGATTGTTCGCGAACCTCATCACTATAATCGTGATTACAAGATCAAAGAAGCTCTCAAA ATCTGTCTTCAATCTCATGATCGTCAGTCTCTGCGTATCTGATTTAATCTCTGCAATCATCAGCCCTTTATCTCACCATAGACGCACATGGGGTTTTGACCATTGGATATTGCCAGAATTTTTTTGCAAG TTGTTCTGGGCAGCTGACCATTGGACATCTTACGTAACGTCATTGcacattttattatttgcttGTATTCGATTGGCTTCTGTAAAATCACCAACAAAATATGAAAGATTGAAGAATAAATACGTCAAG GATATTGTTGCCGTAATATGGTTCGTAGCCTTTGGATGTGGATTCATTCCAATGTGGATTTGGTTTGGCATAAAAGCGTCAGATCGACCTGCTGGTGGCCACGGTACAAATTGGCCAGACTGCACATTATATTATGCAAG gatTGAGCAGTTTCAAGTGTATGTAAAAATTGCGTacacaacttttttttatatcccCATGATTGCAATCCTGATTATTTCTCCATCGATCGCTATAATCATAATGAAACGAAGAAAAACTAGACTACAAAGAAGAAATATTGATG GTGTAAATGCATGTCCTAGTGAATTTGAGGTGAAGCGTCAAAAAAAGGAAAACAGTGCAATGGTACAACTGGCTGTGATTGTGGGTTCTTATATGCTCGGATATATACCTAGTTCAG CTTACTTATTGTACGCAACTGCTGCACCTCAGTCAACATTACAAGAACAGATATTTCATTGGACTTCTGGGACTATTACTTATATTCTTTTACGGTTATCAGAATGTTTGAATCCAATACTCTACAATGTTGCATCGAG TAAAATGAGAAACGAGACGAAATCTTTTCTACGAATTCCGGCTAAGAAGTGTTGTTCCATAGGCACAGATGTCAATTCAGTGTCGAGCTCATCTGTTATGAATTCACCACGTAGAGGAATAAagctataa